TATATTAAAAAAGTAGGGCGAGTGTATATATTCAAATATACATTCGCCCTATCTTTTTTATATGTTTTTTATGTAAAACCTATATTATTCACTGAACCATTGTGGGTCACCTGCACGGTTCTTGAATAAAGCGTCTTTAATTTTGAAATTACCGTTTTCAGGATCTTCAAAGAGTTCGGCAGATGTTTTGCTATATTCGGTGCACATCGCTTGTGCCTCACTGTGCCATGCGCAATCGGTGGTATACCAGTTGTCGGAAGTTTCTTTAACGATACTCTTTACGCTACATAGTTTGTTTTTGGCATCGCTGCTACCACAGTTGGCGAATAAGCATTTTGTGATTCTGATATCGTGTAGTTCCACTTTGTTTGCATCAATGAAGTGTTTTCCACTTTTTTGATCACAAGCATAGAATGTACATTGATCGATATTGAATGTGATAGGATGCATTGTATTTTGTGCTGTGAGTGTAAATGTTGGTCCATCGGTGGCGGCTACATCATTAAATGTACATTTACTTATATGAATGGAATTCAGATTTCCCGTCATGTCTTTAATGTTGATGACACCATACGAACCAATTTCACTGAAGGTAGTATTAGTAAACTCTATACGATTGATGGAGCATCCCACACCGCCGCCTTGCACACGCAATATACCACGAGTTTTGGATACCTTGCATTTATCGAAGGAAATGTTTACATCCGTTGTCATGGCATCTTGGTTAATCATGTAATCGCTGCCTTTGCCATTGTTGTAGAGGTTCATGTTATAAAACTTGATAGAAGTCGTGTTTTCTGTGGCTGTCACTTCTTTGGGCTTGAAGTTAGGCTGTGCTCCACCGGAGGCACCCCAGAAGATAATTGCATTTACCGATGCGGGAATACTAAGTTTTTCCGTACGTTCGAAAGTGCTTCCAGCAGGGAAGACGAGCACTACATCTCCTTGTTGTTCGGCAAGAACTGCATCAATGTCATCGCCCTCTTTCAGGTTGGCTATGGTGTATCCTTCCGGAAAGTCTTCTGTCGTTTCAAATTTACAGTTTCCTCTCAACTTCTGATTGTTATAGATAGAAACTTTGTAAGTGGTGGCAGCTTTGAGTCCTGTCAACGTAGCTTGACCTGCATTCTTCTCGTTGGCGGTGATGTCGCGGCGTGTCTCCTCTTCGGTAGATTCGATGAGGAAGTGGGTAACGTCCACTCCTGCAGTCCAGTGGATGGTGGCGTTCTTGCTGGTCACGTTGCTGCTACTTTCGATAATTTGTTCGCTCTTCGTGGTGAAAGTGCCATCCTCCAAAGTGCACCATTTAGACGGTTGGGCAGATTCGGAACAGGAACGCAGACGCAAGTAATACGTCGTTTGCTCTTCTAGTCCTGTGATACTGTAAGGGCTGCTTGTAATGCCTTTGTCTTCTCCGTAGATGATAGAGCCTTCTTGCAGTTCGTCATTTGTAAATTCGTTTTTATTTACCTCTATGATATAGTAGTCGGTGTTGGGAGTTGCGTTCCAAATAACCTCTGCTTCGAATGTTTGGGGAGTAACCGCAAGATTGTTGCTGCGGAATAAGCGGTTGTATCGTTCGTCCGAACTCCAGTCATTACTTTTGTCGCAAGACGAAAATGAAATAACTGTTAAGCAAATGATGCTTAATAGCGTGTGTATATTTGTACTAATTTTCATAATAATCGTTTTTATCAATTAGAATCCGTATGAATTGGCTAATGTTCCGTTTGATTCTGAAATCGTTTTACTACCTAGTGGAATCAAATGCCTGTTTTTTACGGTCTTGTTCAGACCTGTGCTAACATAGTCTGTTAATCCCGAAAGGTTGGAGTCGTTGGAGGTGCTTCCGTCCTCTTTGAACACTTCTTGCTTTGTAGTTGCGTCTTTCTCTATCTTTCCATTTGGGAAGGTTCCCCAGCCCGGAACGTATTTCCAATTGGGATCTGCGGCATTCTTTATAGCATTCTTGACATCCAATTCGTTATTGATTTCGCTGACAAAGGAGGGATATTCATACCAGCAAATACTACTCATGTCGATGGAATATTCATCATCGGCTTTCATCTTATAGAAGATGTATTTGGGAGCTATGGTAGTGAGTTGGCGGTAGTCTTCTTTGAATTGGTCGATCTTCTTGGAGAGTAATCCCCAACGAATCAAGTCATATTTGCGGACACATTCTCCGGCAAATTCCCATGCGCGTTCATCCACGATGGCGTTGAAAAAATCGTCACCTGATGAGATAGCAGCTACATACGCTTGTGCATTGGCTTTGTTGTCGAACGCACGGCTGTGAACTTCTGTCAGTGCGGTACGGGCTGTCATGGCAGTTCCCCCCAATGGATTGGCTGCATCAGCTCCATACAGTTCGTTCATAACTTCAGCATACATTAATAGTATGTCGGAATAACGCATTGCAATCCAGTTGATGCCATATCCGATTTTTGCATCGCTCGCACGGACAGCATTCAGCCATTCGTCGTTCATTTTGCGGATGTCCCATTTTGCTACATAGATACCGAATGGGGCGTTTTTTTGCATATTCTCTTTGATGTGCCCGTTTTCTTCTTTGAGTTCATAAGTGGCACATGTGATGTCACGACGCAGGTCAGAGTGGTCGAACGACCAGAAGAACGGAGCGGTTAATTTCACTTTTCCGCTTGAGTTTCCTTTAGCACCGTAGTAGCTGCTTACACCGCTGATTCTCACGCCAATGGTATATCCCATTTCTCCGGATTTATTCAGACCGTGTGCTACTTCGTATAGGTTTTCTTTATAAGTATTGTCCAATTTCCGCTGGTTTACTTGGAACCATTGGTCTGCATACGAAGGATTTAACTTGTGTACACCGCTTCCAATAACAGCTGTCAGATGTTTCAGTGCACGTTCATACAACAGTTTTCTTTCTGCTTCTCCCGGACGTTGGGTAGGGTATGTACCGTCAGAGCCGGCAAGTGTCTCGTAGCCGGGTTTGGAGGATTCGCGGATACTGTAGCCGGCTTTGGCAAGGGCGATGCGGGCGAACAAGCCGTGAGCAAAACCTGCAGTGGCATGTTCGGTCGTATAGCCGGATTCGCCTGCCCAGGGGAGATAGTTTGCAGCTTCTTCCAAGTCGCTCAGCAATTGTTCCATAATATCGTCTCGGTCGCTTTTGGCTACATATAAATTGGAACCGTCTACCTTGGTCGTTTCGAATTTCATTGGCAGGTCTCCATAGTTTTTTACAAGGTCAAAATAGACCATGGCACGGATGGTGAGTGCCTCACCCAAGAAATTAGCCATCTTGTTGCGTGCCGGATTTCCTTCTTGGAACAACTCGCTGGAACGGATTCCTTCTACGACAAGATTGGCGTCCTCAATAATGGCGAAACAGTTTTTCCAATTGTCATCCAGTTTTGACCAGGAACCGCTGATGCTTTCTCCATTGTAATTACCTAAAGCGCGTTCACTGGATTCGGTGAAAGAAGCCGGTTTGTTAACGTCGGCATCTACTAGTTCAATATCTGTATTGAATCCGAAATTCAGAGGGATGCGGGCACCATAAGTGTGGTCGAGGGTAAGCCCTGCATATACTTTGTTCAAACTTTGTTCTGTAAAAGTAAGCGAGTTGAAAACCATGTCGCCTTTGATTTCGGAAGGAGAGCTTTGATCTAAGAAATCGCTGCAAGAGGTGATGCTCAGTAACCCCATTCCTCCAATGATGTATTTTATAATTGATTTCATATATGTATCTGTTTTAGAATGTAACATTTATACCACCTACAAATGAACGGCTTTTAGGATAGGCTGAATAGTCTATGCCCGGAGTCATAGGTGTTTTGCGACAAGTGTCTACTTCCGGGTCGGCACCGGAATATTTAGTGAAGCAGTAGAGGTTGTATCCTGTAAAGTAGATACGCACATTCTGCATTTGTAGTTTTTGTACGAAAACTTTCGGCAATGTGTAACCGATGGAAATATTGTTGACACGCAGGAAGGCACCGTCTTCTACAGCCCAGTCCAAAAGTGGAATCTGTGTGATGGAAGCAGGGTTGAATATGCTGGCACCGGCATTTATTTCATTTAGACGGTTGATAGCATAGTCGCTTCCAAATTCGTTGATATAGCTTTTGGAAGTCATGTCCATTCCGTTGGCAGGGTCAATCCAAGTGTAACGTTTGCTAAGGTTGAATTCATTGTTCAGATTCCAATCTTTTTTTGTGTCACTATAGAATCCGGAAGCAAGTTTGGTAGCGTTGATAATTTTGTTTCCCAATGAATAGTTAAAGAATGCATTTAAATCAAAGCTCTTATATCGTGCATTGATACCGAAACCGCCGGTTATTTTCGGGATTGTATTTCCAAGGCGTTCTTTCTCGATTTTACCATCTGCATTTGCTTTCAGTTTGGGTGATCCAGGACCGAAATTATTGACTTTCATACCCGATTCCGTCGGATTGACACGTCCTTCCTTAAGTTTCCATCCATTATCCCAAGTAAAGTCTTCTGTAGTATAGAAACCATCTAGTTTATAACCGTATACTTCACCTAGTCTTCCACCTTCTTCAATTAGGAAATCATCGATACCAGCGATGAGACTGCCACCCCAGCCACTGCTTTGCCAGATTTTATTTGTAGGCAGTTTGTCAATTTTAGCTTGATTATAAGAAATGTTGAAGTTGAAATTCAGACCGAAATCTTTTTGGTCGACAAGGATAGCGTCTAAAGCAAGCTCAATACCTTTGTTGGAGGTTTGACCGAAATTCTGATATTGGAACTCATAACCAGCTCCTTTGGGGAGGGTAGTTTGCATCAACAAATCTTTGGTCGTGTTCCAGTATGCATCTAAGCTACCAGAAAGGCGTCCGTTCCAGAAGCCGAAATCCAAACCTATATTACGAGTGAGCGTTGTTTCCCATTTCAAGTTCGGGTTGGACAAGTTTTTACCTCTTTGCAGAACCACGCTGCTTGTATTGTTGAAATAGATATGTTTGTCTCCCGAACCTGCTAGTGAGTAAGTTGTTTCTAGCGACCCGGAGGGAATCCGATTGTTTCCTGCCGTACCGATGCTTAAACGAAGTTTTAAGTTGGAAAGCCATTCTTGGGAGTTTTTCATGAAAGCTTCGTCGGATATACGCCATGCTAAAGCCAATGAAGGGAAGTATCCCCATTGATTGCCGGAGGCAAATTTGCTGGAGCCGTCTGCACGCATGGTGAAGGTCATCAGGTATTTATCGTTAATGGTGTAGTTGATACGTCCGAAAAAAGAGAGCAAGTTGTCTTTGATGCCAATGTATGTATCTGTGGGAAGTGCCTGACCTTGTCCCATATTAGCAAGTACTTCTTTTATTGACATGTTTTTAGGGAAACCTACAGATGTCATTGTTGTTTTGTGGTCGTAGCTGCTGGATACTTCATGACCTAACATGACATTCATTCTGTGGTTCAAATTGAACATTTTATCGTTATTATATGTAACAGTATTGGCGTTTCTCCAGTTCTTGTTGATAAGTTTGGTTAATAACGCTTGGGGCATTCCCGGATTTCCGTATTTACTGTTGTTTGTAGCTTCCACTCCCCATACTTGGTCAGTATTATTGTATTTCCATCCATATCCGAATTCGCTTCTGAATTTAAGTCCTTTTACGGGTTCCCAGTTCACTCCGGCATTGTAGTTTTGTTGGAAGCGGCTAACGCGTTTGTAAGTCGCGTTCAATATCTCGATAGGCGTATAACGTGCGTTATTAACGTTTTCATCATCGTCACTGCCGCCACTGATTAATTTTTCAACAGGAGCAAATACTACAGAGCGTGCATTTACAGAAGTGGTTGCACTTGATTGATTGTCATCTGCACCGCTTCCGGTTCCTTTTACTTTTTGATAGGATAAACGGGCATTGAAGTCAAATGTTAGCCATTTGTTGATTTTTGTATTTATTTTAGCATTGATGTTGTCTTTGGCAAAACCTGAGTTCAACATGATACTTTTTTCGTCGTTACGTGAATAACTGATATTGAATTTGGTATCTTTGTTTCCACCACTGACACTAATATTGTATTGTTGTTGATTACCGGTGCGACCAAATATTTCTCCTTGATAGTCGGTGTCTGTGTATGATTTATAAATCTCCAGATCGTCAAAGGTGCCATAATTAAAACTTTTTTGGTCTAATTCTTGTTGCCACATCACAAACTCATACGGATTGAGCACATCGACCATCTTGGTCACTTTGCGCAAACCGTAAGATGCACCGAAGTTTACCTGCACCTTACCTTCCTGACCAGATTTAGTAGTAATGATGATAACACCATTTGCACCACGGGCACCATAAATAGCAGTAGAAGAAGCATCTTTCAATACATCTACCGATTGAATATCTGTTGGAGCAATATCAGAGATACTTGATACGGGAAATCCGTCTACAATATAAAGCGGTGAATTGTCTTGAGATAGAGAACCGCCACCACGTACGCGGATTTTTACGTCTGCATCGGGAGAACCTTCAGTCGTTGTGATAGATACACCGGCCATTTTTCCCTGTAATGCTTCTGATGCAGAAGATACCGGAATGGCAGCTATCTGTTTGGCACTAACGGAAGATACGGAACCAGTCAAATCTTTTTTTGCAACGGTTCCGTAACCAATTACCACAACTTCGTCTAATGCTTGTGTGTCATCGGAAAGAGTGACATTAATTTGACTTTGTCCTTTTACAGCAATATCCTGAGTTTTCATTCCGATATAAGAAATTGTAAGGATTGCTTTTGAAGGAACCTTGATAGAATAGTTACCATCTAAATCGGTAATTGTACCATTGGTAGTATTCCCTTTTTCTACTACAGAAGCTCCAATGATCGGTTCCCCTGTTGTGTCTTTCACATTACCTTTTACGGTAATTGTCTGCGCTGATACGCCAAGCGATATCGCTGCAAATAGCATTAGCAGCCAACTGCGCATGTTTTTCACTTTGTTAGACATTCTTTGCATGTTTATTAATTAATGGTTGTTGTTTTTAATTCCGTACTTATATTTAGAGTTAATTCCTCGGTACAAAAGTATATGAATGTGAATATAGCTATGTGCAATATTTGTTTTTGACCTAGTATTTTTTGTTTTTTAATAGCCGACAGGCATTTTTAGAATAGTGTTGAAACAAAAAATGCACATGATAACTTGAAAAGGCCTTGTTTTATCATTTTCAATGATTTGGAAAAACAAAATTTGAACAAGACTTTTCTTTATCCTACCTACTTTTGCTCTCATTAATCAAATAATTAATCTAATAATGTATGAAAATGGATATAATTCCAAGTAAATGGTGTTTAGCCATTTTATTTGCTTTTGGAATCCTGGCGTGTACTGATGGTGGTGACGCAAATGAATTGCCTAAAGAACCTGAAGGGACTGGAGAAACTCAAGATGAAAAGATACCAGCTTTTCCTGGGGCAGAAGGACATGGACGCTACACAACCGGTGGGCGTGGTGGCGATGTATATATTGTTACTTCATTGGAGGACAAATTACAGAACGGAACTTTGCGTTATGGTATTGAGAAACTAAGCGGAAAACGTACAATTGTTTTCCAGGTATCCGGAACTATTCATTTAAACGGTGATTTAAAGATTAAGAATGGAGATTTGACCATTGCAGGACAGACGGCTCCGGGGGATGGTATTTGTTTGGCTGGTTATCCGGTTTTCTTGGAAGCAGACAATGTTATTGTCCGTTTTATGCGTTTTCGAATGGGAAATAAAGAAGATGTCAGTGCAGACGGAGCCGACGCCTTTGGCGGTCGGTATCATAAGAATATAGTGATTGATCATTGTTCTATGAGTTGGTGTACTGACGAATGTGTTTCTTTCTATCAAAATGAGAATTTTACACTGCAATGGTGTCTTATTTCTGAAAGTCTGCGTTTAGGCGGGCATACAAAAGGTCCTCATGGTTATGGTGGGATATGGGGAGGGATGAAAGCTTCTTTTCACCATAATCTATTGGCACATCATGACAGCCGTAATCCTCGTCTAGGTCCTGGAGTTAATTCGACCAAAGAGAATGAAATTGTTGATATGCGTAATAATGTCATTTATAACTGGTGTGGAAACTCTTGTTATGGTGGAGAAGCCATGCATGTAAATATTGTGAATAATTTTTATAAGCCGGGGCCTGCCACTCCTACTGGTACTTCTAAACGTGGACGTATTATTGCCATTGACAAAAAAGTGAGTGATTCGGATAAGAAATCATATCCGGCCATTTTTGACACTTGGGGAGATTTCTTTATCCAAGGAAATGTGGTGGATGATGGGCAAATGAATGGTGCGGCTGATTACGATCGTTGTATGAAGGCTACAAAGGATAACTGGGAGTACGGAGTTTATAATCAGTTTGATAAAAAGTATGGAACGTTGGATGAAGGTATAAAAAAAGCTCTTAGACGTACCACTCCTGTAGAAACAGGTACTGTTACCACTCATGATGCCCGTACGGCTTTTGAGCGTGTTATGGATTATGCAGGTTGTTCTTTGCACAGGGATAGAGTGGATGAACGTATTGTTCAGGAGACTCGTACCGGGACTGCGAACTATCAAGGAATGAACGAGCACAATGGTCAGGGAGTTGTTGAAGGTATTGATTGGAAAAGCGTGGGGTATCCAAAGAAAGGTATCATTGATAGTCAGGATGATGTGATTCCTGTTGGAGAATCTTCAGCATGGCCTGAATTGGTACAAGGTGTTATTCTGAAGGATTCGGATAATGATGGTATGCCTGATGAATGGGAAAAAAAGTATGGTTTGAATCCGAATGATGCTTCTGACCGAAATGGTAAAACAGTAGATGAGGAAGGAATATATACAAATCTGGAGATGTATATGAATAGCTTGGTACAAAAGATTGTTGAGGAACAGAATAAAGGAGGAATACAATAAATAAGCTTGGTGTATTTTTGTATTATTCCATAAATAAAAATATGAATATGAATTTGATCTTTCGTTGTTTAACCGTTTTATTAACTCTGATCGGAAATGAGGCTGCTTTTGCCTCTTCTGGTATTGGTAACACTCTTGATTTTGGAGAGTTGGCTGCTTTTCCCGGAGCAGAAGGATATGGACGTATGACTACAGGCGGACGTGGAGGTGAAGTGTATATTGTTACTTCTTTAGTAGATGATGGGATGCCTGGCACTTTACGTTATGGTATAGAAAAGTTGGATGGTCCTCGTACTATCATTTTTCAAGTGTCCGGTACAATATTTCTGCATAAAGACCTAAAAATACGGAAAGGGAATTTGACTATTGCGGGACAAACTGCACCGGGAAACGGTATTTGCATAGCGGGTTATCCGGTGACAAATTATGCTAGTAATGTAATTCTCCGTTTTTTACGTTTCCGTATGGGTAATAAAGAATGTGTGCATCCTGACGGTGCAGATGCTTTAGGAGGAAAAGGGGCAAGGAATGTGATTATAGACCATTGCTCTATCAGCTGGTGTACAGATGAATGTGCCTCTTTTTATGAAAATGATGATTTTACTATGCAGTGGTGCATTATTTCTGAAAGTCTTAGATTAGGTGGACATACCAAAGGTCCTCATGGATATGGAGGAATTTGGGGAGGCGAACACTCTTCTTATCACCATAATCTATTAGCCCATCATGATAGCCGGAATCCCCGTTTCGGATTAGGAGCTAAGGTACGTAAGAATGGAGAATGTGATGGTGATTATGTAGATTTTCGCAATAATGTGATCTATAATTGGGGTATGAACAGTTCGTATGGTGGTGAAAGGATGAATATTAATATAGTGAACAATTATTATAAACCAGGTCCTGCAACGGTGACAGGTTCTAAACGTGGACGGATTTTTGCTATAGATGCAACAGAAAATAGGAATGGGGGATATCTGTGGGGAAAGTATTATATCGATGGTAACGTTGTAGATGGAGGGGTAGATGATAAAAACAACCAAAAGGCTACAGCTAATAATTGGGAATATGGAGTTTACAATCAATTTTCGAATAATTATAAGAAAGTGGTTACGCAAAAAACTAAAGACTCGATTCGATTGGACAAACCTCACGAATTTGCATCGGTAACGACACAT
The Bacteroides caecimuris DNA segment above includes these coding regions:
- a CDS encoding fibronectin type III domain-containing protein; its protein translation is MKISTNIHTLLSIICLTVISFSSCDKSNDWSSDERYNRLFRSNNLAVTPQTFEAEVIWNATPNTDYYIIEVNKNEFTNDELQEGSIIYGEDKGITSSPYSITGLEEQTTYYLRLRSCSESAQPSKWCTLEDGTFTTKSEQIIESSSNVTSKNATIHWTAGVDVTHFLIESTEEETRRDITANEKNAGQATLTGLKAATTYKVSIYNNQKLRGNCKFETTEDFPEGYTIANLKEGDDIDAVLAEQQGDVVLVFPAGSTFERTEKLSIPASVNAIIFWGASGGAQPNFKPKEVTATENTTSIKFYNMNLYNNGKGSDYMINQDAMTTDVNISFDKCKVSKTRGILRVQGGGVGCSINRIEFTNTTFSEIGSYGVINIKDMTGNLNSIHISKCTFNDVAATDGPTFTLTAQNTMHPITFNIDQCTFYACDQKSGKHFIDANKVELHDIRITKCLFANCGSSDAKNKLCSVKSIVKETSDNWYTTDCAWHSEAQAMCTEYSKTSAELFEDPENGNFKIKDALFKNRAGDPQWFSE
- a CDS encoding RagB/SusD family nutrient uptake outer membrane protein, which produces MKSIIKYIIGGMGLLSITSCSDFLDQSSPSEIKGDMVFNSLTFTEQSLNKVYAGLTLDHTYGARIPLNFGFNTDIELVDADVNKPASFTESSERALGNYNGESISGSWSKLDDNWKNCFAIIEDANLVVEGIRSSELFQEGNPARNKMANFLGEALTIRAMVYFDLVKNYGDLPMKFETTKVDGSNLYVAKSDRDDIMEQLLSDLEEAANYLPWAGESGYTTEHATAGFAHGLFARIALAKAGYSIRESSKPGYETLAGSDGTYPTQRPGEAERKLLYERALKHLTAVIGSGVHKLNPSYADQWFQVNQRKLDNTYKENLYEVAHGLNKSGEMGYTIGVRISGVSSYYGAKGNSSGKVKLTAPFFWSFDHSDLRRDITCATYELKEENGHIKENMQKNAPFGIYVAKWDIRKMNDEWLNAVRASDAKIGYGINWIAMRYSDILLMYAEVMNELYGADAANPLGGTAMTARTALTEVHSRAFDNKANAQAYVAAISSGDDFFNAIVDERAWEFAGECVRKYDLIRWGLLSKKIDQFKEDYRQLTTIAPKYIFYKMKADDEYSIDMSSICWYEYPSFVSEINNELDVKNAIKNAADPNWKYVPGWGTFPNGKIEKDATTKQEVFKEDGSTSNDSNLSGLTDYVSTGLNKTVKNRHLIPLGSKTISESNGTLANSYGF
- a CDS encoding SusC/RagA family TonB-linked outer membrane protein, producing MSNKVKNMRSWLLMLFAAISLGVSAQTITVKGNVKDTTGEPIIGASVVEKGNTTNGTITDLDGNYSIKVPSKAILTISYIGMKTQDIAVKGQSQINVTLSDDTQALDEVVVIGYGTVAKKDLTGSVSSVSAKQIAAIPVSSASEALQGKMAGVSITTTEGSPDADVKIRVRGGGSLSQDNSPLYIVDGFPVSSISDIAPTDIQSVDVLKDASSTAIYGARGANGVIIITTKSGQEGKVQVNFGASYGLRKVTKMVDVLNPYEFVMWQQELDQKSFNYGTFDDLEIYKSYTDTDYQGEIFGRTGNQQQYNISVSGGNKDTKFNISYSRNDEKSIMLNSGFAKDNINAKINTKINKWLTFDFNARLSYQKVKGTGSGADDNQSSATTSVNARSVVFAPVEKLISGGSDDDENVNNARYTPIEILNATYKRVSRFQQNYNAGVNWEPVKGLKFRSEFGYGWKYNNTDQVWGVEATNNSKYGNPGMPQALLTKLINKNWRNANTVTYNNDKMFNLNHRMNVMLGHEVSSSYDHKTTMTSVGFPKNMSIKEVLANMGQGQALPTDTYIGIKDNLLSFFGRINYTINDKYLMTFTMRADGSSKFASGNQWGYFPSLALAWRISDEAFMKNSQEWLSNLKLRLSIGTAGNNRIPSGSLETTYSLAGSGDKHIYFNNTSSVVLQRGKNLSNPNLKWETTLTRNIGLDFGFWNGRLSGSLDAYWNTTKDLLMQTTLPKGAGYEFQYQNFGQTSNKGIELALDAILVDQKDFGLNFNFNISYNQAKIDKLPTNKIWQSSGWGGSLIAGIDDFLIEEGGRLGEVYGYKLDGFYTTEDFTWDNGWKLKEGRVNPTESGMKVNNFGPGSPKLKANADGKIEKERLGNTIPKITGGFGINARYKSFDLNAFFNYSLGNKIINATKLASGFYSDTKKDWNLNNEFNLSKRYTWIDPANGMDMTSKSYINEFGSDYAINRLNEINAGASIFNPASITQIPLLDWAVEDGAFLRVNNISIGYTLPKVFVQKLQMQNVRIYFTGYNLYCFTKYSGADPEVDTCRKTPMTPGIDYSAYPKSRSFVGGINVTF
- a CDS encoding pectate lyase, translating into MKMDIIPSKWCLAILFAFGILACTDGGDANELPKEPEGTGETQDEKIPAFPGAEGHGRYTTGGRGGDVYIVTSLEDKLQNGTLRYGIEKLSGKRTIVFQVSGTIHLNGDLKIKNGDLTIAGQTAPGDGICLAGYPVFLEADNVIVRFMRFRMGNKEDVSADGADAFGGRYHKNIVIDHCSMSWCTDECVSFYQNENFTLQWCLISESLRLGGHTKGPHGYGGIWGGMKASFHHNLLAHHDSRNPRLGPGVNSTKENEIVDMRNNVIYNWCGNSCYGGEAMHVNIVNNFYKPGPATPTGTSKRGRIIAIDKKVSDSDKKSYPAIFDTWGDFFIQGNVVDDGQMNGAADYDRCMKATKDNWEYGVYNQFDKKYGTLDEGIKKALRRTTPVETGTVTTHDARTAFERVMDYAGCSLHRDRVDERIVQETRTGTANYQGMNEHNGQGVVEGIDWKSVGYPKKGIIDSQDDVIPVGESSAWPELVQGVILKDSDNDGMPDEWEKKYGLNPNDASDRNGKTVDEEGIYTNLEMYMNSLVQKIVEEQNKGGIQ
- a CDS encoding polysaccharide lyase family 1 protein, which produces MNLIFRCLTVLLTLIGNEAAFASSGIGNTLDFGELAAFPGAEGYGRMTTGGRGGEVYIVTSLVDDGMPGTLRYGIEKLDGPRTIIFQVSGTIFLHKDLKIRKGNLTIAGQTAPGNGICIAGYPVTNYASNVILRFLRFRMGNKECVHPDGADALGGKGARNVIIDHCSISWCTDECASFYENDDFTMQWCIISESLRLGGHTKGPHGYGGIWGGEHSSYHHNLLAHHDSRNPRFGLGAKVRKNGECDGDYVDFRNNVIYNWGMNSSYGGERMNINIVNNYYKPGPATVTGSKRGRIFAIDATENRNGGYLWGKYYIDGNVVDGGVDDKNNQKATANNWEYGVYNQFSNNYKKVVTQKTKDSIRLDKPHEFASVTTHSAFNAYKQVLDYAGCSLHRDDVDARIVKETRTRTAGYKGLNVHNGEGGIWKSEGYPKPGLIDSQDDLLSLNTSENVSAWPVLLQRSALIDSDNDGMPDAWERKFGLNPHDASDGNGKTIDKYGQYTNLEMYMNSLVHDIIEKQNSGGKK